In Crassostrea angulata isolate pt1a10 chromosome 4, ASM2561291v2, whole genome shotgun sequence, one genomic interval encodes:
- the LOC128182148 gene encoding coadhesin-like — protein MSPTKKKLYITIQESFQILIFLKCKEDSYILQTGQISISDTIPWTEAVKRCGKLQANFNGYYNGLKESVKYYSLWTGFYRRSIEKWTPPSQGSNLVDNLHSNHCVAVKVNNDGTLYQITYPQLCTKSLPTLCEKSTRVDGNWASWGVWSQCPVTCEGGTIQRSRECTNPAPKHGGSDCVGDAVESKSCNTNPCPVDGNWSSWSPWGNCSSECGKGEQWRSRECNNPKPEHNGKDCEGDERQRQECIGCPFKKELTLWSPWSTCSVTCGNGIQSRSRRCDLKNDDKHLCGYEEKEERGCNTNIECPIDGVWSDWSTWSDCSKTCGHGEETRIRTCTNPPPQHGGKDCPGVGLESRKCIGCPGGKTLTPWTAWGQCSVSCGSGEQSRFRECDLTPAEQIQFNCTFKDEQKKPCKKRECPIDGNWGPWSMSSECCVNSRSRIRECNNPPPQHGGTCHGTFIEGETCFGCPGTWPDPVWTAWSDCSVTCGFGVQRRTRSCELPIALRIKYKCFTRETETKNCSKVQCIGSCVSNCKHLLDGHYQSCETCNGYVTCSNQNFYKRTCPTNLVWDDHAKQCLYNSTTCPSPITTPKTNRLLRTKRSVVVNAESTRLTNISLETNTKRWVLLGSSFIGGVMIVASLLVVIKLRRQSRVVYHSINE, from the exons atgtcTCCCACGAAAAAGAAACTTTATATAACGATACAAGAAtcctttcaaattttgat CTTCTTGAAATGCAAAGAAGATTCTTATATTTTACAGACGGGACAGATATCAATAAGCGACACAATACCATGGACAGAGGCCGTCAAACGGTGTGGCAAGCTGCAAGCAAACTTCAATGGATATTATAATGGTCTTAAGGAATCAGTCAAGTATTATTCATTGTGGACAGGATTCTATAGAAGGAGCATCGAGAAATGGACCCCGCcaa GTCAAGGTTCAAATCTGGTAGACAACCTTCATTCCAATCACTGTGTTGCGGTCAAGGTCAATAATGACGGCACCCTTTATCAAATCACATACCCACAACTCTGTACAAAATCTTTGCCAACTTTATGTGAAAAATCCACAAGAG TCGATGGAAATTGGGCGTCATGGGGTGTTTGGAGCCAGTGTCCTGTCACATGTGAAGGGGGTACCATACAACGGAGTCGCGAATGTACAAACCCAGCACCTAAACACGGCGGGAGCGATTGCGTGGGAGATGCTGTCGAATCTAAATCGTGTAACACAAATCCCTGTCCAG TTGACGGCAATTGGTCATCTTGGAGTCCATGGGGAAACTGTTCATCAGAGTGCGGGAAAGGTGAACAATGGCGCAGCCGGGAATGTAACAACCCCAAACCTGAACACAATGGGAAGGACTGCGAGGGTGACGAGAGGCAACGCCAGGAGTGCATCGGGTGTCCAT ttAAAAAGGAACTTACACTTTGGAGCCCATGGTCCACTTGTTCTGTAACATGTGGTAACGGAATTCAGTCCAGAAGCAGAAGATGTGATCTTAAAAATGATGATAAACATCTGTGTGGTTATGAAGAGAAGGAAGAAAGAGGATGCAATACAAATATAGAATGTCCTA TTGATGGGGTTTGGTCCGATTGGTCTACATGGAGTGACTGTTCTAAAACTTGTGGACATGGCGAGGAAACAAGGATAAGAACATGTACAAATCCGCCCCCACAACATGGAGGCAAAGATTGTCCGGGAGTGGGACTGGAATCTAGGAAATGTATCGGTTGTCCAG GAGGAAAAACTTTGACCCCTTGGACAGCTTGGGGACAGTGTTCAGTATCTTGTGGAAGCGGAGAACAGAGCAGATTCAGAGAGTGTGATCTAACACCTGCCGAACAAATTCAATTCAACTGTACCTTTAAAGACGAACAGAAAAAGCCATGCAAAAAACGAGAATGTCcaa TTGATGGAAATTGGGGACCATGGTCAATGTCGAGTGAATGCTGTGTAAATAGCCGCTCTCGTATCCGGGAATGTAACAACCCTCCTCCCCAACATGGAGGAACGTGTCATGGGACATTTATTGAAGGGGAAACGTGTTTTGGCTGTCCAG GAACCTGGCCTGATCCTGTCTGGACTGCCTGGTCGGATTGCTCAGTCACCTGTGGTTTTGGAGTGCAAAGAAGGACGCGCTCCTGTGAACTTCCAATAGCTTTACGgataaaatacaaatgtttcACGAGGGAAACTGAAActaaaaattgttcaaaggTTCAATGTATTG GTTCCTGTGTTAGCAACTGTAAGCACTTGTTAGACGGCCATTATCAGTCCTGTGAAACCTGCAACGGATATGTGACTTGTTCAAACCAGAATTTTTACAAACGCACCTGCCCTACGAATCTAGTTTGGGACGATCATGCGAAACAATGCTTGTACAACTCCACAACGTGCCCTTCTCCCATAACAACGCCTAAAACAAACA GGTTACTCAGAACGAAGAGGTCTGTTGTAGTGAATGCAGAGTCTACTCGCCTGACTAATATTTCCTTGGAAACGAATACCAAGAGATGGGTCTTGCTGGGTTCTAGTTTTATTGGTGGGGTTATGATTGTAGCTTCTCTCCTTGTTGTTATAAAACTG aGAAGACAATCACGCGTCGTCTATCACAGTATAAACGAATGA